One part of the Dyadobacter sp. 676 genome encodes these proteins:
- a CDS encoding cytochrome c, which yields MKLLLTLLSATIFGLAIAPGQDDELAKSIERGKMVYSENCISCHMGTGEGITATFPPLAKSDYLMKTPEKAIQAIKFGLIGKVTVNGVNYDNMMPAPGLANDEIADVMNYIMNSWGNSSEKKMITVKMVEEVKEKK from the coding sequence ATGAAATTATTACTAACGTTACTCTCAGCAACCATCTTTGGCCTCGCCATCGCGCCCGGCCAGGACGATGAGCTCGCAAAAAGCATCGAGCGGGGTAAAATGGTTTATTCCGAAAATTGTATTTCCTGCCACATGGGTACCGGTGAGGGCATTACTGCTACGTTCCCGCCGTTGGCCAAATCGGATTACCTGATGAAAACACCCGAAAAGGCCATTCAGGCGATCAAATTCGGCCTCATTGGAAAAGTGACGGTAAACGGCGTTAACTACGACAACATGATGCCTGCCCCCGGCCTTGCAAACGACGAAATCGCCGACGTGATGAACTACATCATGAACTCCTGGGGCAACTCTTCCGAGAAAAAAATGATCACCGTGAAGATGGTGGAAGAGGTAAAAGAGAAAAAGTAA
- a CDS encoding PQQ-dependent sugar dehydrogenase: MNPNISLLRKYLPLAMGGILLTASFGLMSNSSSDDKRDSRAFSEANFKVDTVAKGLTMPWASALLPNGDLLVTERGGKLRIVKNGQLDPQEISGIPEVYYKGQGGLLDIALHPDYKTNGWVYISYSSPKKEGEEGDDGGANTALMRAKLKDHALTDIQYLFKAMPNVKANVHFGGRIVFDRNGYVFLSLGERGQKENAQDLGRDQGKVVRLHEDGKIPSDNPFVKTAGARPEIWTYGHRNPQGLIINPATGVIWEHEHGPQGGDELNIIRKGKNYGWPLITFGIDYDNSIISKDTAKAGLEQPVTYWKPSIAPCGVTFLSNDKYKDWKGDLLVGSLKFAYLQHLTVRGDKVTKREIIFDKIGRVRDVRMGSDGNVYVVLENSGKVVRLTPRS, translated from the coding sequence ATGAACCCAAACATTTCCTTGCTCAGAAAGTACCTGCCATTGGCAATGGGAGGCATACTGCTGACTGCTTCCTTTGGACTTATGAGCAATAGCTCCTCCGACGACAAACGCGATTCCAGGGCATTCTCGGAGGCCAATTTCAAAGTTGATACCGTTGCGAAAGGCCTCACCATGCCCTGGGCGTCGGCCCTGCTGCCTAACGGCGACCTGCTGGTAACCGAGCGTGGCGGCAAGTTGCGTATCGTTAAAAACGGCCAGCTCGACCCGCAGGAAATTTCAGGTATTCCGGAAGTATATTACAAAGGCCAGGGCGGGTTGCTCGACATCGCATTGCATCCCGATTACAAAACCAACGGCTGGGTATACATCAGTTATTCATCTCCGAAAAAGGAAGGTGAAGAAGGCGACGACGGCGGCGCCAACACGGCATTGATGCGCGCCAAATTGAAGGACCATGCGTTGACCGACATTCAGTACCTGTTTAAAGCAATGCCGAATGTGAAAGCCAACGTTCACTTCGGCGGCCGCATTGTTTTCGATCGGAACGGTTATGTATTCCTCTCCCTCGGTGAACGCGGGCAGAAGGAAAACGCACAGGATCTTGGCCGCGACCAGGGTAAGGTGGTAAGGCTGCACGAAGACGGCAAAATTCCTTCGGACAATCCGTTTGTCAAAACGGCGGGTGCCAGGCCCGAGATCTGGACCTACGGGCACCGCAATCCGCAAGGGTTGATCATTAACCCTGCTACCGGTGTGATCTGGGAACATGAGCACGGCCCGCAGGGTGGGGATGAGCTTAACATTATCCGGAAAGGCAAGAATTACGGCTGGCCGCTGATTACCTTCGGAATCGATTACGATAACAGCATTATTTCAAAAGATACCGCCAAAGCTGGCCTGGAACAGCCCGTTACCTACTGGAAACCGTCTATCGCCCCGTGCGGAGTCACTTTCCTGAGCAATGACAAATACAAAGACTGGAAAGGCGACCTGCTCGTGGGATCCCTCAAATTCGCCTACCTGCAACACCTTACCGTACGGGGCGACAAAGTGACCAAACGCGAGATCATATTCGACAAGATCGGTCGTGTGCGCGACGTACGGATGGGATCGGACGGCAATGTGTATGTGGTGCTGGAAAACTCGGGCAAGGTCGTTCGCCTGACTCCCCGAAGCTGA
- a CDS encoding TonB-dependent receptor, whose product MGSKNYLADFAQSLPLDSTGAEFDIKNPYYGTPVMGYPVFDRTLNLEARAAAGGGLQDQNYTGLYLQDELSFLDNRIRLTLAGRYTYVKQSAYGGAAQEAKHFSPRVGLSVSLTKNTSLYALYDQAFIPQAGRLASGSVKPITGNNTEIGVKRDWAEGRWNTTLAFYRILKNNELTSDPNSPPNSGLSIVLGQKRAQGIDFDLRGTIINGLNLTANYAYTISEVTKVAEGVTDVKVGDPIPGYAKHTTNAWLSYKVQHGSLKNAGISGGFTYLAGRATTNWSTTNSSLNQPDYFKLDGGIFWEKNNIRLTANVFNILDKYLYSGGYYEWLNAYYWQTDPPRNYRLSVAYKF is encoded by the coding sequence GTGGGTAGCAAAAATTACCTCGCCGACTTTGCACAGTCGTTGCCACTGGACTCTACCGGTGCCGAATTCGATATTAAAAACCCTTATTATGGCACGCCGGTAATGGGTTACCCGGTTTTTGATCGTACTTTGAACCTCGAAGCCCGGGCAGCGGCTGGCGGAGGATTGCAGGACCAGAACTATACAGGCCTTTACTTGCAGGACGAATTGAGTTTCCTGGACAACCGCATCCGTCTGACGCTCGCAGGCCGATACACTTATGTAAAACAATCGGCATACGGCGGCGCGGCGCAGGAAGCGAAGCATTTTTCGCCACGCGTGGGCCTGAGCGTTTCGCTTACAAAAAATACTTCCCTGTATGCATTGTACGACCAGGCCTTTATTCCGCAGGCTGGCCGTTTGGCGAGTGGTTCGGTGAAGCCGATCACGGGGAACAACACCGAGATTGGTGTAAAGCGCGACTGGGCAGAAGGACGTTGGAATACCACCCTCGCCTTTTACCGCATTCTGAAAAACAACGAGCTGACTTCCGATCCAAACAGCCCGCCTAATTCAGGTCTTAGCATCGTATTAGGCCAGAAAAGGGCGCAAGGCATCGATTTTGATCTTCGCGGGACCATCATCAACGGCCTGAATCTGACTGCTAACTACGCTTACACGATTTCGGAAGTAACAAAAGTGGCTGAGGGCGTAACCGACGTCAAAGTAGGCGATCCAATACCCGGATACGCGAAACATACGACCAACGCGTGGTTGAGCTACAAGGTGCAACACGGTTCATTGAAGAACGCCGGTATCTCGGGTGGTTTCACCTATCTCGCCGGCCGCGCCACCACTAACTGGTCGACCACCAATTCCAGCCTAAACCAGCCCGATTACTTCAAACTGGACGGCGGTATTTTCTGGGAGAAAAACAATATCCGTTTGACGGCGAATGTATTCAACATTCTCGATAAATACCTATACAGCGGCGGCTACTACGAATGGCTGAATGCCTATTACTGGCAAACTGATCCCCCGAGAAATTATCGTTTGAGCGTTGCTTACAAATTTTAA
- a CDS encoding metallophosphoesterase: MPGTSEERAQKYLGLGHSEAENHAKTQLELYEKRVQQTSSVTNVISEFFKTNLIGFAWHYLRSRFGARHPYRAYPRNDDTGIYPLQSSVAAREEISIALLSDWASDTAESDAVANLVARHVPDYTVHMGDIYFVGTPREVEENFTAPYASWYYGASGSLALSGNHEMYSNGNAFFRHLLPAMYAQVGEVRKTQQAGFFCLENDYWRVIGIDTGYTSVGRPFLEILSPPDCHLRKEQVAWLRDVAKLGDPRDTRGVVFLSHHPYMSAFREEYVKPGEQLQKLMGDAQRPVIWFWGHDHRLVAYRFDRNGKGPQAYGRCIGHGGASGGGEAAGCRRAV, from the coding sequence ATGCCCGGAACTTCCGAAGAACGTGCCCAGAAATACCTCGGACTCGGTCACAGCGAGGCTGAGAACCATGCCAAAACCCAGCTCGAATTGTACGAAAAACGTGTGCAGCAAACATCTTCGGTCACCAATGTCATTTCCGAATTTTTCAAAACCAACCTGATTGGCTTTGCCTGGCATTACCTGCGAAGCCGCTTCGGCGCGAGGCATCCCTACCGGGCTTACCCCCGCAATGACGACACCGGCATCTATCCCTTGCAGTCGTCGGTTGCAGCAAGGGAGGAGATCAGTATCGCATTGCTTTCCGACTGGGCCAGCGACACGGCCGAATCCGACGCCGTTGCCAATCTCGTGGCCCGCCACGTGCCGGATTATACGGTCCATATGGGCGATATCTATTTCGTTGGGACGCCCAGGGAGGTCGAGGAGAACTTTACGGCCCCTTATGCTTCGTGGTACTATGGTGCCTCGGGGAGTCTGGCGTTGTCGGGGAACCACGAGATGTATTCCAATGGCAATGCATTCTTCCGGCACCTTCTTCCTGCGATGTATGCGCAGGTGGGCGAGGTGCGTAAAACGCAGCAGGCCGGTTTTTTCTGCCTTGAAAACGACTACTGGCGTGTTATCGGCATCGACACGGGTTACACTTCCGTAGGGCGGCCCTTTTTGGAAATCCTTTCGCCGCCCGACTGCCATTTGAGAAAGGAGCAGGTGGCATGGCTACGCGACGTGGCGAAGCTCGGTGATCCCCGGGATACGCGGGGCGTTGTGTTTTTGAGCCATCATCCATATATGTCGGCATTCCGGGAGGAATATGTGAAGCCCGGCGAGCAACTGCAGAAACTGATGGGCGATGCGCAAAGGCCGGTCATTTGGTTCTGGGGGCACGACCACCGCCTCGTTGCCTACCGCTTCGATCGAAATGGAAAGGGGCCGCAGGCTTACGGCCGCTGCATCGGACATGGGGGGGCTTCCGGTGGAGGTGAGGCCGCCGGATGCCGGCGAGCTGTATAA
- a CDS encoding histone H1/H5 family protein, HCT subfamily, producing MKSATKKLSTEIAETLTGKIEAVTAGSKKIKKSIEKAAAKLAKKVAKFEKETQKKKAKEAKNAEKKAKKDKKVKEPKADKAKVAALVAEASSKAPVAAPTKPTVGKEASAPKPAAKAAAPKPAAPKAAPARPVAKPAEPKAEAAAVPAPEKA from the coding sequence ATGAAATCCGCTACCAAGAAGTTATCGACAGAGATTGCTGAAACACTTACCGGAAAAATTGAAGCAGTAACTGCCGGTTCGAAGAAAATAAAGAAATCGATCGAGAAAGCGGCTGCGAAGCTGGCCAAGAAAGTGGCCAAGTTTGAGAAAGAAACGCAAAAGAAGAAAGCCAAAGAAGCAAAAAACGCGGAGAAGAAGGCAAAAAAGGATAAAAAGGTGAAAGAGCCGAAGGCGGACAAGGCAAAGGTAGCGGCATTGGTAGCGGAAGCTTCATCCAAAGCGCCGGTAGCGGCTCCCACAAAACCTACGGTAGGCAAGGAAGCCAGCGCTCCGAAACCGGCGGCCAAAGCCGCGGCCCCAAAACCGGCAGCGCCGAAAGCCGCACCGGCCCGACCCGTGGCAAAACCGGCTGAGCCAAAAGCGGAAGCCGCGGCAGTTCCTGCACCTGAAAAGGCATAA
- a CDS encoding TonB-dependent receptor, producing MKKFYIFILFLLAGASALAQNGRISGQILSSDGQPAEQVSIGIKGTPRGAVTDARGKFTIERVKPGNHILLVSFVGLATQEKEVEVAAGETVNVSFTLSESANELQEVIVKSGTTYKSDQVSSSLKLLTPILETPQNIQVVTSKILADQQIISMSDGLIRNVSGAVRLEHWGDMYANISMRGSQIQAFRNGFNVVNSYWGPLTEDMSFVDHIEFVKGPAGFMLANGDPSGLYNVVTKKPTGQAKGEVSFNMGSFDFYRTTLDLDGKLSKDSKFLYRLNLAAQNKGSFRPYEYNNRYSIAPVISYQIDEKTKLTAEYTLQYAKMSDVGSFYVFSPDGYATLPRDFTTMPPGLSPTRIKDQSVFVNLQHQFNANWKLTAQVGYFNYRMNGSSMWPSVVKPDGKLIRSVGIWDAKSEMTLGQVFVNGDVKTGGS from the coding sequence ATGAAAAAATTTTATATTTTCATCCTATTCCTGCTGGCCGGCGCCTCCGCCCTTGCGCAGAACGGCAGGATATCAGGACAAATACTCAGTTCGGATGGGCAACCGGCAGAACAGGTTTCCATCGGAATCAAAGGAACGCCGCGAGGTGCTGTCACGGATGCCCGGGGAAAATTTACAATTGAGCGGGTCAAGCCGGGGAACCACATTCTGCTCGTGAGCTTTGTAGGCCTTGCGACCCAGGAGAAGGAAGTGGAGGTGGCCGCCGGCGAGACGGTGAACGTTTCCTTCACGCTGTCGGAAAGTGCCAACGAGTTACAGGAAGTAATCGTTAAAAGCGGTACGACTTACAAATCGGACCAGGTTTCGTCGAGCCTGAAACTATTGACCCCGATCCTCGAAACACCCCAGAACATACAAGTCGTAACATCGAAAATTCTGGCGGACCAGCAAATTATCAGCATGAGCGACGGTCTTATCCGCAATGTCAGCGGTGCCGTCCGCCTTGAACACTGGGGCGATATGTATGCGAATATCAGCATGCGCGGTTCGCAAATCCAGGCTTTCCGCAATGGTTTCAATGTGGTGAACTCTTACTGGGGGCCATTGACCGAGGACATGAGCTTTGTGGACCACATCGAATTCGTAAAAGGTCCTGCGGGTTTCATGCTTGCCAATGGCGACCCAAGCGGATTATATAATGTAGTTACCAAAAAGCCGACCGGCCAGGCCAAAGGGGAAGTTTCGTTCAATATGGGCAGTTTCGACTTCTATCGCACCACCCTCGACCTCGACGGCAAGCTTTCCAAAGACAGCAAGTTCCTTTACCGCCTCAACCTCGCGGCTCAAAACAAAGGTTCGTTCCGTCCCTATGAATACAACAACCGTTACAGCATTGCTCCGGTGATTTCTTATCAGATCGACGAGAAGACCAAGCTGACGGCCGAGTACACACTTCAATATGCAAAAATGTCCGATGTAGGCTCATTCTACGTGTTCTCGCCCGACGGCTACGCCACTTTACCGCGCGACTTCACCACCATGCCTCCGGGCCTCTCCCCCACCAGGATCAAAGACCAAAGCGTTTTCGTAAACCTGCAACATCAGTTCAATGCCAACTGGAAGCTGACCGCGCAGGTGGGATATTTCAATTACCGCATGAACGGCAGCAGCATGTGGCCGTCGGTTGTAAAACCCGACGGGAAACTGATCCGCAGCGTGGGCATCTGGGACGCGAAAAGCGAAATGACGCTCGGGCAGGTGTTTGTGAATGGCGATGTGAAGACCGGGGGGAGTTAG
- a CDS encoding DinB family protein, with protein MKRIAIICMFLLAGKVASAQTTVAKQIAEWERAKAYTKEYLDAMPEDGYALKPTPEIRSFAEQMDHIGDANYAFVSAATGKKKPMDSSLEKMADQSKAAVTKGVLDSYDFVIASLKDMTDADFGKDVKVFGMDMKAGTAFEKAFEHQTHHRGQTTVYIRMKGVKPPQEKLF; from the coding sequence ATGAAAAGGATTGCTATTATCTGTATGTTCTTACTGGCGGGCAAAGTTGCATCCGCCCAAACCACAGTTGCGAAGCAAATCGCGGAATGGGAACGCGCAAAGGCTTACACAAAAGAATACCTGGATGCGATGCCAGAAGATGGCTATGCATTAAAACCGACCCCTGAAATCAGATCGTTTGCAGAACAGATGGATCACATCGGCGATGCCAACTACGCATTCGTTTCGGCTGCCACCGGCAAGAAGAAGCCTATGGACAGCTCGCTCGAAAAAATGGCCGACCAATCGAAAGCCGCGGTAACCAAGGGCGTTCTCGACAGCTACGACTTCGTAATCGCTTCGCTGAAAGATATGACCGACGCGGATTTTGGAAAGGATGTAAAGGTATTCGGTATGGATATGAAGGCCGGTACCGCTTTTGAAAAGGCATTCGAACACCAGACCCACCACCGCGGCCAGACCACCGTGTACATCCGTATGAAAGGTGTGAAGCCTCCGCAGGAAAAACTGTTCTAG
- a CDS encoding glycosyltransferase family 2 protein, whose translation MIKVSVCVVTYNHEKFVAKMLDSILMQQTTFDFEIIVGDDFSKDNTRAILTEYQQRFPDKIRLLLHPKNMGLNGKFNALATFAAARGEYIAQFDGDDYLIVPDKLQKQVEMMDANPHYSACFHNARVIFDDNAAPPYLVNTIKKKEFTVDDLIGEDELCFIATSSLMFRTADFARNPDPEWTNRSTSGDIPRNIMLATRGPIGYIDEVMSVYRKQRGGASFADNHYGKDFLFNRIEMYSNIDKELKYKYHDRLTKNIATYYYKMLFSKEYGSTYWPRVKYAVKYLSMADPSPERKKEVIRDFIIPPFVMKIYSFFALNLYNLKSKLSGQG comes from the coding sequence ATGATAAAAGTGAGTGTGTGTGTAGTCACCTACAACCACGAGAAATTTGTAGCAAAAATGCTGGATTCGATCCTGATGCAGCAAACTACATTTGATTTCGAGATCATTGTGGGGGATGATTTTTCCAAAGATAATACCAGAGCGATATTAACTGAGTACCAGCAGCGTTTCCCGGACAAAATCAGGCTCCTGCTACATCCGAAAAATATGGGCCTCAATGGGAAATTCAATGCATTAGCCACCTTCGCAGCGGCCAGAGGCGAATATATCGCGCAATTCGACGGGGATGATTACCTGATTGTGCCCGACAAGCTTCAAAAGCAGGTGGAAATGATGGACGCCAACCCGCATTATTCGGCCTGTTTCCATAATGCCAGGGTGATCTTCGATGACAATGCGGCACCGCCATATCTGGTAAACACTATTAAAAAGAAGGAATTTACGGTCGATGACCTGATTGGTGAGGACGAACTTTGCTTTATCGCAACGTCGAGTCTCATGTTCCGTACCGCGGACTTTGCCAGGAACCCGGATCCGGAATGGACCAATCGTTCGACCAGCGGTGATATTCCGCGCAATATCATGCTTGCCACCCGAGGACCGATCGGTTATATCGACGAGGTCATGTCGGTTTACCGCAAGCAGCGCGGCGGTGCGAGCTTCGCCGATAACCACTACGGCAAGGATTTTCTTTTCAACCGTATCGAAATGTATTCCAATATCGACAAGGAATTGAAATACAAATATCACGACCGGCTCACCAAAAACATTGCGACTTACTATTATAAAATGCTGTTTTCGAAGGAGTACGGCAGTACTTATTGGCCCAGGGTAAAATACGCGGTGAAATATCTTTCAATGGCCGATCCGTCGCCCGAGCGGAAAAAGGAGGTGATCCGGGACTTCATAATCCCACCGTTCGTTATGAAGATTTATAGCTTTTTCGCTTTGAACCTCTATAATCTTAAAAGCAAGTTATCGGGACAGGGCTGA
- a CDS encoding RNA methyltransferase, whose translation MRKLSVDEMDRLTVEEFREADKFPLVIVLDNIRSLNNIGSFFRTADAFRAEKIMLCGYTQQPPHREITRSALGAEMSVKWEKCPSAAEAVAGLKSQGYKVWCVEQAEGSVLLQHFEPDPAFPYAFVFGNEVEGVDNAAIEASDGCVEIPQFGTKHSFNVSVSAGIVLWDYVRKKIT comes from the coding sequence ATGCGCAAGCTGAGCGTAGACGAAATGGACCGGCTTACGGTCGAGGAATTCAGGGAGGCGGACAAGTTTCCGCTGGTGATCGTACTGGACAATATCCGCAGCCTGAATAACATCGGGTCGTTTTTCCGGACGGCGGATGCATTCAGAGCTGAGAAAATAATGCTTTGTGGCTATACCCAGCAGCCACCGCACCGCGAGATCACCCGGAGCGCGTTGGGAGCTGAAATGTCGGTGAAATGGGAGAAATGCCCCAGCGCGGCGGAGGCTGTTGCCGGCTTGAAATCGCAGGGATATAAAGTCTGGTGTGTGGAACAGGCAGAAGGAAGTGTTTTGCTCCAACATTTTGAGCCCGATCCGGCGTTTCCGTACGCATTCGTATTTGGGAATGAGGTGGAAGGCGTGGACAATGCGGCGATCGAGGCTTCTGATGGTTGTGTAGAAATTCCGCAGTTCGGAACGAAACATTCTTTCAATGTGTCGGTTTCTGCCGGGATCGTATTGTGGGATTATGTGCGGAAAAAGATAACATAA
- a CDS encoding response regulator transcription factor has translation MKHILIAEDHAVVRIGTKHLLKSLIPDSTISDVDDFDKILQELETKAYDLLILDINIPGGNTTKMVETIRAKSPGIRILMFSSYDEQLYGLMYLQAGADGYLSKDAPEEEFKTAVMSVLNNKKYMSEDMQQMNINRLINPKEYMPDPIVSLSPRETDVMNLLKEGLGTAKIAEKLNLQLSTVSTYKARIFEKLGVKNIVELITKIK, from the coding sequence ATGAAACACATACTGATCGCCGAAGACCACGCTGTGGTAAGAATCGGTACCAAACACCTCCTCAAATCACTAATTCCGGATTCGACGATTTCGGACGTTGACGATTTTGACAAAATTCTTCAGGAACTCGAGACGAAGGCTTATGACCTCCTGATCCTGGACATTAATATCCCCGGCGGTAACACTACCAAAATGGTCGAGACCATTCGTGCCAAATCGCCGGGTATCAGGATACTCATGTTTTCGAGCTACGACGAGCAGTTGTACGGCTTGATGTACCTTCAGGCAGGTGCGGACGGCTACCTCTCCAAAGATGCGCCCGAAGAAGAATTCAAAACGGCCGTTATGAGCGTTCTGAACAACAAAAAGTATATGAGCGAAGATATGCAACAAATGAATATCAATCGCCTCATTAACCCGAAAGAATACATGCCGGACCCGATCGTGAGCCTTTCGCCCCGCGAGACCGACGTGATGAACCTTTTGAAGGAAGGATTAGGTACCGCAAAAATTGCAGAGAAATTGAACTTGCAGCTTTCGACAGTGAGTACTTACAAAGCCCGGATTTTTGAAAAACTGGGCGTGAAGAACATTGTAGAGCTGATCACGAAGATCAAGTAA
- a CDS encoding FGGY family carbohydrate kinase — protein sequence MPYIIGCDIGTTNVKSVAFDAVSGTILASHSESYEMQHPQPDWSEQDPEEIFQAACKTLKKVVSKCKAQGDPVGICFSAAMHGVLALDKDGRQLTNLIIWADNRSADVATRLKASQVGKKIYNNNGTPIHAMTPVCKLLWMKKKRAGNLSQSR from the coding sequence ATGCCCTATATTATCGGTTGTGATATCGGCACAACAAACGTCAAATCGGTTGCATTCGATGCTGTTTCCGGGACTATCCTCGCTTCCCATAGTGAAAGTTATGAAATGCAGCATCCGCAACCCGATTGGAGCGAGCAGGATCCTGAAGAGATTTTTCAGGCTGCATGCAAAACGTTGAAAAAAGTCGTCTCGAAATGCAAAGCTCAGGGCGATCCGGTCGGGATCTGTTTCAGCGCGGCCATGCATGGTGTTCTGGCGCTCGATAAGGACGGAAGGCAACTCACCAACCTCATCATCTGGGCCGATAACCGGAGCGCCGACGTGGCGACCAGGCTGAAGGCGTCCCAGGTCGGAAAGAAAATTTACAACAACAACGGCACGCCGATCCATGCCATGACGCCCGTATGCAAGTTGTTGTGGATGAAGAAAAAACGAGCCGGAAATTTATCGCAAAGCCGGTAA
- a CDS encoding FGGY-family carbohydrate kinase, translating to MYRKAGKFVGVKEYIVYRLTGEFLVDYSIASATGMFNIRELQWDVYTLKKLGLKAEKLPKTVSPYHIVKLPKNNAAGVPEGVPLVMGASDGCLANLGSGAIRTGSMAVTIGTSAAVRICSGKPFTDPLMQTFCYVLDEKTYIVGGPSNNGAVIFEWLMHTFFPKEEYDAVFEEAGGIKPGSEGLLFYPYLLGERAPLWSSSVRGGFSGLDITHTRAHFARAVMEGILLNLYSVGKTLMEMQEISVIYANGGFARSTTWVQMLSDVFGKTVKLNETVETGAVGAAMMGLKALGFAKDFSELTAFTKVGKEFDPENAVHEKYDALARKFSKGAQLMMSHAV from the coding sequence ATTTATCGCAAAGCCGGTAAGTTCGTAGGGGTTAAAGAGTATATCGTATACAGGCTGACGGGCGAGTTTCTGGTCGACTATTCCATCGCTTCCGCTACGGGCATGTTCAATATCCGTGAACTGCAATGGGATGTATATACATTGAAAAAGCTCGGGCTGAAAGCGGAGAAGCTGCCGAAAACGGTTTCGCCCTACCATATCGTGAAGCTGCCGAAGAACAATGCCGCAGGAGTGCCCGAAGGGGTCCCGCTCGTTATGGGCGCCAGCGATGGGTGTCTGGCGAACCTGGGCAGCGGTGCGATCAGGACCGGCTCAATGGCTGTCACTATCGGCACGAGTGCGGCTGTGCGTATCTGTTCCGGCAAACCATTTACGGACCCGCTGATGCAGACATTCTGTTATGTTCTCGACGAGAAAACCTACATCGTCGGCGGACCATCGAACAACGGGGCGGTTATTTTTGAATGGCTGATGCATACATTCTTTCCGAAAGAAGAATACGATGCGGTTTTCGAGGAAGCCGGGGGGATCAAACCCGGCTCGGAGGGCCTGCTTTTCTATCCCTATCTTTTAGGGGAACGCGCCCCGCTCTGGAGTTCATCCGTTCGCGGAGGCTTTTCGGGGCTCGACATCACGCATACGCGCGCACATTTCGCGCGGGCGGTTATGGAAGGTATTCTGCTGAACCTTTACAGCGTCGGCAAAACCCTGATGGAGATGCAGGAAATCAGTGTGATTTATGCCAATGGCGGTTTTGCCCGCAGCACGACCTGGGTACAGATGCTCTCCGACGTATTCGGTAAAACGGTTAAATTGAACGAAACCGTGGAAACAGGAGCCGTGGGGGCAGCTATGATGGGTTTGAAAGCCCTGGGTTTCGCAAAAGACTTTTCCGAGCTGACCGCATTCACGAAGGTGGGAAAGGAATTTGATCCCGAAAACGCTGTACACGAAAAGTACGACGCCCTTGCCCGGAAATTCAGTAAAGGTGCGCAGCTGATGATGTCGCACGCGGTCTGA
- the pgeF gene encoding peptidoglycan editing factor PgeF: protein MLASHTTEEKPLLFRKPRIFDKYPGLVTAESTRHGGVSTGHYASLNLGGSQDTPENIMQNNLIFFGALGIPFENVAKAHQVHGTDVVTVTEPGRFEDFDALVTNVKGIQLAVTVADCTPILVHDPATGAVAAIHAGWRGTVGGIVGKTLAAMTANYGTRAENCVGYVGTCIDERSFEVGDDVSQHFAPAYKRWDENAGKFFVDLKTSNRDQLIRCGVKPENIEVSPYSTVIHNHDYFSHRAEKGLTGRLLVTIGRTR, encoded by the coding sequence ATGCTTGCTTCCCATACGACCGAAGAAAAACCGCTCTTGTTCCGTAAACCACGGATCTTCGATAAATATCCCGGATTGGTTACCGCCGAAAGTACCCGCCACGGTGGCGTAAGCACAGGCCATTATGCCTCGCTGAACCTCGGCGGTTCACAGGACACTCCTGAAAATATCATGCAAAACAATCTGATATTTTTCGGAGCATTGGGTATTCCTTTCGAAAACGTCGCCAAAGCGCATCAGGTGCACGGCACCGACGTTGTTACGGTCACCGAGCCGGGCCGTTTCGAGGATTTCGACGCGTTGGTAACCAACGTAAAAGGCATCCAGCTGGCAGTTACAGTAGCGGATTGCACGCCAATTCTTGTGCATGATCCCGCAACAGGCGCCGTGGCGGCTATTCATGCGGGATGGCGCGGCACCGTCGGCGGGATTGTCGGAAAGACCCTGGCCGCCATGACAGCCAACTATGGTACGAGAGCCGAAAATTGTGTCGGTTATGTCGGTACCTGCATCGACGAACGCAGTTTTGAAGTGGGCGATGACGTTTCGCAACATTTCGCCCCAGCGTACAAGCGCTGGGATGAAAATGCCGGTAAATTTTTTGTCGACCTGAAAACATCGAACCGCGACCAGCTGATCCGCTGCGGTGTGAAACCCGAAAACATAGAGGTGTCCCCCTATTCGACGGTTATTCACAACCACGATTATTTTTCGCATCGCGCGGAAAAGGGGCTTACCGGGCGGCTGCTCGTAACCATCGGCCGGACGCGCTGA